ATCAAAAAGACTCTTCTCTGTTATTATTGTTCCCATAGATCATGGTTACACGACTTTGGCGACCAGCGTGACTCTCCTGAAAGCTTCGGAAGTTGAGGAGATTCTGGAGGGAAACGATGAGAAGTACAAAGCAGTTTCCATCAGCACGGAGCCACCTGCCTACCTCAGGTAAAAACGGAATTGTTTCATATGTTGCTGTGTGGTTTAGAGCAAGCTGTTTACAAGCTGCAGTGTTAGAGATAAGAAGTATGCCATTCTTAGCTTGCTTGAAATATTTTCCTCACTGTTCCCTCAGAGAACAGAAGGCAAAGCGGAATAGCCAGTGGGTGCCCACCCTGCCCAACAGCTCCCACCACCTGGACGCAGTGCCCTGCTCCACTACCATCAACCGGAATCGCATGGGCCGTGACAAGAAGAGGACTTTCCCACTCTGGTAAGCTCACAGCAGCACAGCACCTGTGTGGATAATGGGATCTGATTACATTGAGGTCTGTTATTGAAGCCAAAATCTCACCTCACTCCGGCACCACACTAATGTTTCTACTGTAATGCTTGAACAAGTATCCCGGAGTGCTTTGCAATGAGACCTCTCTCCAAATAGGACACATAGCAATGGATGTAAATTCTTAGCATACCCTGACTCTTTACAAGGCATACGATATTTGTGCTGATGTCACTAATTAGATAAATATCATAATGAATAGCCTAAAGGTTCTATATCCAGAACTCAGTACAGTGTTGATGATGTCAACACGCTTCTCTCAAGATGCCTTGTATTCAGGAGAGCTGTAGGTACCTGGATGTAGTGACATTGCCTGTATCTGTGCTGGGGCAAAGCTACAGTACAAAGACATACTTTCTGAGGGAGTTTTAGTCCAAAGAAACACACCTGTGTCGTTATAGTTGGAGCCCCAAGCTTTGGAAGAAtggaagatttgtttttaatgatctgTGGAGTTAAAGGTTCACAGGTTGTTCAGGATGAAAAGTCTGAATCATAAATGTGGGAAGCACTTACCTGCTTATCCACCACAATCTCAGCTTATTTCTGAATGGCTCTTGTCATGCTTTCATCTTAATTATTCTCTCAAGCAGACAACACAGCAGTCTTTGTGTGGAGACGCTCAGCAGAATAGTCGTTATGCTTTGGTTTGCTCACGGACGGGGAGTTTTGCTATTAGTCATCACTCACTCTTTTCTATGCATTTTTGAAGGAGACCAACCCTCTGGTCTTTGTTGGACTGATGGTTTAAAGAAACATGCCAAGTATGTCACTTTTGGTACTAAAACTGTTGCCATCATGATCTTGCAGAAATGCACACCCCTGGCAACATGACTGTATAGGGATGTCTAATATCCTGAGAACTGCTCACCCAGTTGTGATAAAACCCACTATGGACATTCCTTAGTTTATCTTGAGGTTTCTTTGATACTGTATCTAGGTCCTGCATGAATTGCAGTCATTGAGCTATTTCTTTTCACAGCACTTTAATGTCTGTATATCTTTTGTGGTTCCTTacatgtatattctttttttggaATCGAATTCCATTTGGATTTAAGGTCAATCTCAGCTTTgacttttaacaaaaacaactctCTTCCCCAAGCTCCTTTCATCATCAGTGTGGCAAATTCTCAAATGGGTTTCCTAAAACACAGGAAACACAGTTTTATAAATGAGGTTAGTCTCAGTGGACTCACTTCATTTCATGCTATGTTAACTGGAATATAGGTTTGGTGCACAGCTGTGTTCACTGTGGCATTGTTTTATGCTCTGGCCAAGTCAATGACACAGACAACATGCTTTAATGAAGGGTCTTTACAGTTGGTACACAGgagtattctatgattctctcagtaAAGTTTCACTTTAAGAATGCACTCACTACAACCACTGGAGGATTCTGGGAAAAAAATGCTAACTCATTAGAATGacatcttttttacttttttaaaatttaattattttagttttgatgATCATGACCCAGGGGTTATTCACGAGAATGCTTCCCAGTCCGAAGTTCTGGTTCCGATTCGACTTGATATGGAGATAGATGGACAGAAGCTGAGGGACGCCTTCACTTGGAACATGAATGGTAGGGGTCAGTAATTCTCAGTGCTGAAAACTgggcagcaaaaaataaataaagaagtggCTGCACCTGTTTACTAgacaaataacactgtgtaacaatttttttattttttttagttcctgtgtagtaagtgttatttcctaattgcttatgccacaaaagtatagaaaatggctattattccccacaaacgttgcttttcgttcacataaagtcagaaaaaacaacatgaatccaaattaacatgtatttatactaaagtaatacaaaaatgactacaaaagatttagaagtgagtagttttttgagatttacgattatactgtatttacactaaatctcgaaaaactactcacttctaaatcttttgtagtcatttttgtatttagtataaatacatgttaatttggattcatatatttttttctgactttatgtgaacgaaaagacacacatttgcccgttttcccattggaaatagtgatattttgaaatatcactgtcctggtcacagaagcaaagtttgtggggaataatagccattttctatacctttgaggcataagcaattaggaaataacacttactacccaggaacaaaaatagtgttacatagtgataATTCAACATACAAAAACACTATCAATTAAAAGCAAACCCATTtccttaattgtttaattttaattgtattgtttttttgctcAAACTTGTAGTACATTTTCTCCCCCTAAATGCACAATAGTAAAAATAGTGTATTCACTGCCTGCCATACTGGGTGTGCAGTGAACTGATCTAGTTGTCTTTTCTTCCCCAGAGAAGCTGATGACTCCTGAAATGTTTGCAGAGATTCTGTGTGACGACCTGGATTTGAACCCCCTATCCTTCGTCCCTGCCATTGCTTCAGCGATCAGGCAGCAGATCGAGTCGTACCCCACAGACAGCATCCTGGAGGAGCAGGCAGACCAGCGGGTCATCATCAAGGTACAGCGCAGAgcaatacaagactggctgaTAATGTGTATGGAATTGGAGACCACACCtttaattttgtacagtttaGGAAATGGAATGCTCCCATGCTCAATGTTAGtaaagtcctgatctgacagcatgtaacagaCAGTGCATATGATCACAAGTTatcgtttatttttcagtaaaaacatatttaaattgcaGCGAGTTTGTTCTGCTATTGaagatattaaatacaccacagcaagcacttTGTCTTATATTTTAGGTATTTTCAgtagcacaatctgagagctagaTTTAGtgaattgctgtttattttttatttttttattgcaatcaaaaaaagctgcagtacatttcattgcacgattaaatcatccttaaactcctgacggtaaacaatgtaactgAATCTGTTTTACCTAGGATAGTTGCAGCTGCTATGGAAAATGCAACAGACaaaaaatctgtttgtgttgactcaactttttttatttaggcactctacgattagACTGGAAAAGGTTCACGTCGGTTTATTGGAGTTTACAAAGAATGCTTTCTTCAGCATGATACTGTAAACTTTACAGctccttttttgtttcattaaaatgattttattaatgGCATGTatgcaacacacaaaccttaagtgggtttttttttttgtactttgctgttcttgttctgaaTTTCTTGAATGCAACTATTTGTTTTAGTCTTCATTTTTACACAGCAGTActcgcacacgtttggtcaccatcacaactgttgcatgaaactggggttattgtattctgctggtgttaatgtACAGCACTTCTCTGCTTATCCAAGCCATTGTATATCATCAGCTGATAGCCCATCATGCTTTTTTACTTAAAGGCTTACAGCTTCTCTACCTGAACCTCGAAATATGACCACTGCCAATgggtacattttgttttttatgacaTAACAAaaggtgcatatgtatagctattatgtgtTACAGTGCAGTAATAACACACAAAAATTGACAATGATAATACCccaaaataatcttaataattttCAATAAAAGTAGCTGCTGCAAATATCATTTTAGGTGGTGAATTGCGCCAGTCGCTGGCTTATTTTGAAAGCCCCTGGCTGGCAGGCTGTATTGACTTGCAGTTAAAAGCAGAGACTACAGTAAAAGGCAAATTTTGTTCTATAACACAGGCTCGCTTACCTGTTCTGTGAGGATGCTCTGGAAAAGCCCGTAATGTGTTGTCctttccttctcctcctcctcctcctcttcctcatcctcctttAGCTGAATATCCATGTTGGCAACATCTCGCTGGTGGACCAGTTCGAATGGGACATGTCGGAGAAGGAGAACTCTCCAGAGAAGTTTGCCCTGAAGCTGTGCTCCGAGCTGGGCCTGGGGGGAGAGTTTGTCACCACTATCGCCTACAGCATCCGGGGGCAGCTCAGCTGGCACCAGAGGACCTACGCCTTCAGGTTTGTAAACCCATTTCAGCTTCACTGCAAAAAAACATTGCCATTGGGGGTCAGGACTGGAGGCAAACCCAGGGAATCTTTCCTAACCTCTAAACCTGTATGGGAGTGACGATTTCCTGCTCAAGCAAGGGCATAAGGCTTCTGCAGATATccgtttgcatataataatataaataatattttggcAGAATTTTGCTTAACTATTCCAGTCATGTTTAAACAGCTGTTTTGCAGGGTATTTTTCTTTATGTAGCGAATCACTGTTTAATTTCAAAGAGAGCTTCAGACATATTTCATGTTACTGGATCAGTGTTTGACAATAGAcccaatttgttttttattatagcaGAGTATTCACTGGAGTGCTAAACTCTAACAAACGTGAATGGGGGTAATGGTTGGCCAGTTAATGGAGCTAACCCAAATGTTAAATAGAAAGGATTTTTGCCTTACTCGTCCTAACATATAGGTTCGTTATTCCTAAATTTTATTAGTAGGTAGTTTGAACGTCCTGGGTTTAAATTCCCCAAAAACCTCTTCCTTCACCCTACCTTTTTGGATACGTTATACATACCTATCCAGTCTTCAGCCTCTTGAAAGAGATTACTTCTACTGAGGTTTGTAGGATGTACACATGTTATGTTAGGGTTAAGAAAGGCCAACCAAAACAAATTGGCTCCATCTGATCTGATCAGCCTAGTTGCTCAGGTTTTGACCCAAGAAATGGCAGATATGAAGTGTGGACAGCTGGGACCCAATTTTACCTAGACTGTAATGTCAGAAATGTGTATGCTTTATCTCTATTGCCTGATACCTGTTTTGCAATCAAATGACT
The Polyodon spathula isolate WHYD16114869_AA chromosome 22, ASM1765450v1, whole genome shotgun sequence genome window above contains:
- the LOC121297308 gene encoding SWI/SNF-related matrix-associated actin-dependent regulator of chromatin subfamily B member 1-A, whose amino-acid sequence is MALSKTFGQKPVKFQLEEDGDFYMIGSEVGNYLRMFRGSLYKRYPSLWRRLASVEERKKIVASSHDHGYTTLATSVTLLKASEVEEILEGNDEKYKAVSISTEPPAYLREQKAKRNSQWVPTLPNSSHHLDAVPCSTTINRNRMGRDKKRTFPLCFDDHDPGVIHENASQSEVLVPIRLDMEIDGQKLRDAFTWNMNEKLMTPEMFAEILCDDLDLNPLSFVPAIASAIRQQIESYPTDSILEEQADQRVIIKLNIHVGNISLVDQFEWDMSEKENSPEKFALKLCSELGLGGEFVTTIAYSIRGQLSWHQRTYAFSENPLPTVEIAIRNTGDADQWCPLLETLTDAEMEKKIRDQDRNTRRMRRLANTAPAW